A portion of the Vulpes vulpes isolate BD-2025 chromosome 5, VulVul3, whole genome shotgun sequence genome contains these proteins:
- the TMEM109 gene encoding voltage-gated monoatomic cation channel TMEM109 encodes MAGPGSSSPWGKHVFKVILMVLVALVLLHSASSQSHSDFVSPGQQKKEAPVDLLSQMGRSVRGTLDAWLGPETMHLVSETLSQVMWAISSAISVAFFALSGIAAQLLNALGLDGDHLTQGLKLSPSQVQTFLLWGAGALVVYWLLSLLLGLVLALLGRILWGLKLVLFLVGFVALVRSVPDPSTRALLLLALLTLYALLSRLSGTRASGAQLEAKVRGLERQVEELRWRQRRAAKGPRSVEEE; translated from the exons ATGGCAGGCCCAGGCAGCAGCTCACCGTGGGGCAAGCATGTGTTCAAAGTCATCCTGATGGTCCTAGTGGCCCTCGTCCTCCTCCACTCAGCATCATCCCAGTCCCATTCAGACTTTGTGTCACCAGGCCAGCAGAAGAAGGAGGCTCCAGTTGATCTCTTGAGCCAGATGGGTCGTTCTGTGCGGGGAACACTGGATGCCTGGCTGGGGCCAGAGACCATGCACCTGGTTTCCGAG ACCTTGTCTCAGGTGATGTGGGCCATCTCCTCAGCCATCTCAGTGGCCTTCTTCGCGCTGTCTGGGATCGCTGCACAGCTGCTCAACGCCTTGGGACTAGATG GAGATCACCTCACCCAGGGCCTGAAGCTCAGCCCCAGCCAGGTCCAGACGTTCCtgctgtggggggcaggggccctAGTTGTCTACTGGCTTCTGTCCTTGCTCCTTGGCTTGGTCTTGGCCTTGCTGGGGCGGATCCTGTGGGGTCTGAAGCTTGTCCTCTTCCTGGTCGGCTTTGTGGCCCTGGTGAGGTCAGTCCCCGACCCCTCCACCCGGGCCTTGCTCCTCCTGGCCCTGCTGACCCTCTATGCCTTGCTGAGCCGGCTCAGTGGCACCCGGGCCTCAGGGGCCCAATTGGAAGCAAAGGTCCGAGGGCTGGAGCGCCAGGTGGAAGAGCTGCGCTGGCGGCAGAGGCGGGCGGCCAAGGGGCCCCGGAGTGTGGAAGAGGAGTGA